A single window of Streptomyces aquilus DNA harbors:
- a CDS encoding MerR family transcriptional regulator — translation MLIGELAAQTGTTTRALRYYEEQGLLESDRAPSGYRVYGPHAVTRVRNVRDLLASGFTVENVKSFVRYLDTDLPEVFEYSPLCADGYGIGTQRVAELEEKIAALTRLRDTLVHRMPWLATPSEMPQKGAA, via the coding sequence GTGTTGATCGGTGAACTTGCCGCACAGACAGGGACCACGACCCGTGCCCTGCGCTACTACGAGGAGCAGGGCCTGCTGGAGTCCGACCGGGCGCCGTCGGGCTACCGCGTCTACGGCCCGCATGCGGTGACCAGGGTCCGAAACGTCCGCGACCTGCTTGCCTCCGGGTTCACCGTGGAGAACGTCAAGTCCTTCGTGCGCTACCTCGACACCGATCTGCCAGAGGTCTTCGAGTACTCGCCGTTGTGTGCCGACGGCTACGGCATCGGCACACAACGGGTGGCTGAACTGGAGGAGAAGATCGCAGCATTGACACGGCTGCGCGACACCCTCGTTCACCGGATGCCCTGGTTGGCGACGCCCAGTGAGATGCCGCAGAAAGGAGCCGCCTGA